The following is a genomic window from Octopus sinensis linkage group LG20, ASM634580v1, whole genome shotgun sequence.
CTTGTGTCAGTAATCAAACAGATGATGACAACTCGTCTacaaagtttaacacaaaatccaAAGCATGACCATGAAGGATTCAGTAAAAACCAGAGATAATCAAATTCTGCCAGCCTGCAAATGCTTGCCACTCTCATTAGCTATTTCTTATGGTATCAAATATGATGCTTCTTAGTATTTACTCCAGCTTTTTGCATTCAGAGTTCTTGGGTGGTGGTTTAATTCAAACACCAAGTTTAACACCACGGTCTGGTCTTTGGATACCTTTAGCAGTGCTTTCTATGTTGGAAGTATTCAGGCCAGGTTTGAAGATAACTTCTACCAATCCAACTTAATGGGCCCTGAGAAAATACTAAAGCAAGGCCCAGTCCTTCCCTTCTTCTTTaccaaaatagtaaaataattatttaaatttttggcacaaggtcaacaattttaagGGAGAGATTTACATTGAATAAATCAACGCCATTGGCTCTACTGGAGCTTTTTTATCAATGCTAAAAGTAAGGCAAAggcagttttttgttttttgtggaaattgaacttagaatctaGTGAGNNNNNNNNNNNNNNNNNNNNNNNNNNNNNNNNNNNNNNNNNNNNNNNNNNNNNNNNNNNNNNNNNNNNNNNNNNNNNNNNNNNNNNNNNNNNNNNNNNNNGGGAAGTTTCATTACTCCACTTCAGCTTCACCTAACAAGTGGTCAGCTGTGTCGGCAGTGTGCCTCCATAACTTGCAGAGTATTTAAGTAGTTTTCTATTACATaccaatgtgtttatgtgtactaaaaggtgaaaagtaaaaattcttaTTTGATGTTTATTTCAAACAGGAAGCTGATTCTCCCCCTGAACAAGCAAAAGATGGAGAAATTTTGGGTGAAAAGGGgaaagcaaaaacacctaaagctagtCAATCCAGTGAAGGCGAAGAAGAAAATCATTCAAAAGGTTGGTTGTTTCTAATTAATGGTCTACCACAGAAATTTGATGTttccatatatttcatatttgttattTGTAAAAGGTTAACGCTAATTGAAAagtattttcctttttgtttctccTATTTTTAATCTAAATTTCAATCCAGATTTAATGAATAGAATTGAatccttcaacatttaaattggtCATATCTGGCCCCAAAATTTCTTCATGTTTTATGATCAAATCAGCCAATTCTGGCCTCTCACGCCTTACACTACAacgacattttaaaaataagtaatcaccATGAAAATCTCTcagctacaagatgatgcatgattaattgaaaataatgaacatgaacatcgaaataaatatcagtggaaatagtagttgtgatacctgtgccggtggcacataaaaagcaccatctgaacgtggccgatgccagtgccgccccgactggcttctgtaccagtggcacataaaaagcaccatccgaacgtggccgttgccagcgctgccttggctggcttctgtaccggtggcacgttaaaaactccaaccaatcgtggccgatgccggacccccctggcacctgtgcaggtggcatgtaaaaagcacccactacactcgtggatggttggcgttaggaagggcatccagctgtagaaacactgccagatcagactggagcctggtgcagcccctggcttcccagaccccggtcgaaccgtccaacccgtgctagcacggaaaacggacgttaaacgatgatgatgaatgggacTAGATAAGAATTATATTCAACAACtaattatcattgtcatcgttgttgtttaacagctgctttccatgctggcatgggttgaacagtttgactgagaaccaGTGAGCtgggtggctgcaccaggttccaatctgatttggcaaggtgtctactgctggatgcccttcctaacgttaaccactccaaaagtgtagtaggtgctttttacataccaccggcatgggtgccagtcaggcagcactggcattggccacactcaaatggtactttttatgtgccagtcaggcggcactggcatcgaccacaactgcaatttcacttggttcaacagATCTTTACAAGTACTGCATATTGTCTGACggttgaagggtgcttttaaatgggccagtaaTGCGACACTGGTACTGGCTGATCtgacttggcttgccaggtcttctcaagcatggcatgtttccaaaggtctcggtcgcttatcattgcctctgtgaggcccaacatttgaaggtcaggcttcaccacctcatctttGGTCTTCCTtagtttacctcttccacagcttccttccactgttagagattggcacttcctcacacagctgtccttatccatatgtaacacatgaccataccggcacagttgtctctcttgcaaacCACATCTGGTGCTGCttatgtctaacttttctctcagggtgcttatacTCTGTCGTgtttgcacactgacattacacatccagtggagcatactaacttcatttttttcaagcctacacatgttctCAGCAATCACAGCCCacgtttcactgctgtgtagcatggctgtttgcacacaggcatcatacagtctgcctttcactctgagtgagaagccttttgttaccagcagagttAGGAactctctctgaactttgcccagcccaatcttattctagtagctatgctctcagataaaaaaaagaattttccagATGAAGGATGgcactgtttatttttttcttcctttttgatCATTAGCTGAAAGCAGAAGTGGTTGATTTAATCGGGTCTAATTCCTGATTGTATCATAATTTTGCTGtaataagaaagaaagcaaaagtgTGAATTTACTAACTCTTTggcgttcagattactctgtcaaatgcaacatattcatattgatttgaattaatcactcattatcttgtagctttgagattttaatgatgagGTTGCTTATGccttgaatgacattgtagattaGGTGTGGGGTGGCAGATCTGGCCAGGTTTAACATCAATCAAACAGAAAAtgttgggccggatatggccggtttaaatgctattgggtgaattttaattttctctcttttatattttaatcttttttttttattttattttttttttatcaaagaagaaagaaaggtgatggaaaacaacaaaatttctCCGTCATCTTTTCAAACCTATAAGCCTGCGAGTCATCAGAATGACAATGAAGAGATTTCGCCACCAACATGTTCTGGTGCTGCATCATTCCTTATCAACAAGATGTTTCAAGGCAGTAATTGCCCAGCCAACGTCAATCCTGCATCGACATCTCCTCCTTCTGATTATTGCCTCATTCCTGGTAGCGGAGCTCCTGCGTCAACTGGGAAATTCTTTGACCCGTCAACAGAACAAGATCGCTACTATGATCAGAAAAATTTGAACGGAAACAAATACTGTGAGACGACAGATAAAACTTGTACAGACAGTTCTCCCGAAGCTCAAGATCTCGAAGCAATAGAAGACAAACTCAGCGAAGCCGGAACCTACACTATTGAAGGTGACCAAGAAGctaaagaggaagaagaattggCCAGGAAAAGAATTGACAATGTGTTTGGTGTTGGCCAAAATATACAAAGACCTATAATAGTTGAATTAAAAAACTTAGAACAGGACTCTTCTACATTAGGAAAAGAATCTAGTGAAATGAATCATGTTGGAAAATTTTTAGAAGATTCAAAGTTTTATTTAAATAacggtagtaataataattgttctcCAGAAGCAGATGTAGATCAAATGGAAGatatagaaaatttaaaagatatctcgcctgtaagtatatatttttctggATATATTCAGTGATAATATTCTAATGGTAAATAGGGAGCTGGGGTGGACAggaagaattggttgagaatatgaCTAACGGGTCTTGTCATTCTAtgctcatcatcaacatttaatgttcattttccttgttggcatgggttggcagAGTTTAAAATTTTGTGATGGTTGAGTTTGCCTCCCCTATTTCTGcaatcaataaactaagtactaaGTGAGCCACAGTTCTTACCATGTACacctacactctctctctctttttctctctttctctctttctctcttttctctctctctctctctctcaaataccactaagcattttatctagcatgctaacgattctgccagttcaccatcttaataataataataatattattattattaataataataataatgaaatgcttagctgctGCTTTTTCTTCATGGGACAACATCTGTAGTGTGTTTTCTGTTTTGATATTATGCTGCTGTAATACTTCTGCTGTTCTTATGAATTTGAACAATTATTTTCCTGATTTTCAAAGGTCAAATTTGTTACTTTTAGAATTTCTTTCATTAGAtttgacttctctctctctctcatgatatatatatatatatatatatatatatatatatatattaaataaatgtcaGGAGGCACAActgctgtgtgtgtggtgtgtgtgtgtatatattgtgtttgtgtgtatttatttatatacagactAACCCATTACTATTTTCATAAAATCTGTTTTTGGTTTATGAGGAATTTGTCAAATAAATACCCTTATGATACTTCCTAGTGGCTTCTGTCAGTCTGGATTGACCAGGTATATGCACCTGTGTTTAGGGTATATGGTATTTTGTATATCCAATCTAAAGCAGTGAGAACAAGgatgatgaagttgatggaaTAGCAGCAGAGGACTGATTAATCAAAGATTCTAATTCCTGTCCTGACTTACTGTGTTGTTATCAGGGCCAGGAAGCTTAACCCTCAACAGTTTAGCTCTAAATGCACTTGCAGATACTGAGTGGATGGACAGAGAACAAACTGCCAACGACCAGGATCAACCAGTCCAGTTAGTGAACAACTGCTATCATCTGAGGTCCTGGTATGCACAGATGAGATGTTTCAGCTAGTGAAAGAGCAGTATGACTTAATATCCAGGGCCAGACATTCATGTTTCATTGCTTGATCAAAACGTGTGGCATGGAGGGGGTTACATTGGTCTGGGCAAATCACCTGACAGGGATAGATGGATGGGGTATAGCATTAATGTTCACTGCTCCAAGAAGTGGGAACACTTTTTAAGTGCTTCATTAGGTTGCAGTGTTGAGTTGAGTGGCTCTTGTAAATGGAGaaaagcatcaccaccaccaccaccatcattttaatgtccaattttctaTACCTGCATGAGTCAGGTGGAGTATATTACGGAAGATCTTTTTATacgagatgcccttcctgttgccaactcccACCTGTTTTTCCAAGCGAAGTAATGGTTCCCTgtggccagacatgctttcacaGAATACCAGAAACAAAAGACCAGCTAACACTTGATGTTGAGGAAGgaaaaactaacacacacacactcacaatggacttctttcaatttctgttgactgaatccattcacaaagctttgaggGTCccacagtagaagatacttgccctaggtgccacaaagtgagactgaacctgaaaccatgtggctgggaagcaaacttcataaccgTACAGCCAAGCCTGGACCTAATTAGAACCTAATACAAAACCTTACTAGTATGTTCCTTCTCTTAGTCCTCAGTAGTGTTTCTAATGACATGATAATGCTTACAGTGAATGTCTACTTGTCCATTACAGAGTGGACAGGGGgatttttacaaggcaccagcacTTGTGAGGTCGACAAGCAACTTGCAAGAGAAGATATCTTCAAAGACTGGGGttcagtattgagggaggtggttttGTGCCGGGTGTTGAGTCTAAAATAGGGGTGAGGGGACAGGAAAAGGTGTCTTGCTGCAGAAGAGGTAACTATCCCCCAGGCAGGGAAGGAGGAAAGTATGTTGGAAATAAGATATTGGGGCACATTAAGGTGCCCTTGTTCCTCCACTCTTGTTGTTTGACTTGGCTTAAAAGATCCACTGTGTGATGGTTTCCTCGTGGCATTCTAATTAAATGTTCCTAAACCAGAGCTGTGGCCTCTCAATGTGCAGAAGTAGTTTGTTCAACTGTGAGAGAGAGACCCTGATCTTTGAGCATTTGCTCCCTGTCGAAATATGTTACTCCAGGGATCCTTTGGAGGAAGAACCCCAGGCCGCTTGTGTTTGTGATTGTTGACTATCTATTATAatatgaaattgtttttttttatttttttatataagcttcaaaactttctttgttaataatatatattcagttcAGTTTGTCacgacattattattttttttgtctgttttctcCTTTGAAGGAATCAAATACATGTGATATAATTCCACAAAACTCAGAGAAGACATTGGCAGAATCTGAATTTAAACCACAATCTGGTAAGTAATTCCTTTATGCAGTTGGTTCTTTTCGTCTgccccaccccctttttttccctcttttattGCCTGTAACTGTCTTTGATGCGGTCATGGGCAACCTACAGCTTGTAGAACTTTCTGAATGGCTCACCTATGCAATCACCGGCAACTTGTGGCTTGTGGAACTTAACCGAATAACTCACctaacaaaaaattaccttgaatttttttctagTAGTGCAGACCATCTAACATCTCGTATGATCCCCTTTTCAAAAAATCTTGCCCATGCCTGATCAAAGATTTATATCAGAAAGACATacatttgatcatcatcatcatttttttaattttttctctaaACTAGTAAGGGCTGGAGGGTTCAGTGTAATACTGCATTGTCAGTGCATTCGTTTTCCTTGTCTATAACCGTAACAAACCATAAGATCTCACCACTACTTCACAAGTTTTGTCTTGTCCCTTTGTGTACTGTGGTTACCTCCCATTGATATTGCATGGCTCCCACTACATTGCACACTCAAACTTGAACATCAACAAGGTGTACTGTAGTAAATTTCTACCTTAATCCATATGTATTTAAACTGGTCGTattcaaccaaaatattctacctgtttaatgttcaaaccagccaggtgCAGCTTCACACATTAACCCCACAACAAACCtacaaaactaaacaatcacatcattgaaatctgaaagctatgagataatgcacaattactacaagacaatgtgaataaataagcattacatttgacaaagttgTCTGAATATTACAGAGTTAAATATCTGAAAAAGCAACAGATGTTCAGGAAATTTCTCATGTGGTTCCactggaaattgaaaccacatcACTGTCTTGGCTTGCTTGGATTCTTGCCTtatgccttaacccttttgataccaacctgactgaaaccgcctctggttctgaagtacaaatgttttgaattaaaatcttccagcaaaccttagtcacaatttatgttctcaaCACTAACttaataactaatttattttactaaattctttatatttaaaattaattgaatgaaacacagagcatctcaacagaaatcatcatcgtttaacgtccgttctccatgctagcatgggttggacgattcgaccggggatctgggaagccagaaggctgcaccaggctccagtcttatctggcaatgtttctacagctggatgcccttcctaacgccaaccactccgtgagtgtagtgggtgctttttacgtgccacccgcacaggtgccaggcgaggctggcaacgaccacggtcggattggtgcaatttacgtgccaccggcacggaagccagtcgaggcggcgctggcatcggccacgattcggatagtggtaacaaaaaggttaacaaatgattaatttaacccttttgataacaacttatctgaaaccacctctggttctgtagcACAATTGtcctgttttcaaaagttttaaattaaaatcttccaccgaacCTTAATCactatttatgttcctaacattagctgaatgatatctaagttattttactaaattattggttatatttaaatttaattgaaagaaacacagagcatttcaacagaaatatgataatgagAGGGTTAAAAGCCATTTTGATAAGACTTGTTAAACTTTCTGACTTTATTTAACTATGATCAAAATGTGATTATTGTTgactctgttgttgttattgagccATATGTCTGATATGATTCAGTAAACatgtgatcaaagatattccatttGGGATCATTCTGTATTTTTCTTCAACCAATAAGTATCAATTTTGGAGGTTGTAGGGcgaaatttgagggagatttggttgctttttccCAGCAGTTGAGTAACTGCACAGGTTAGGTTTGGGAATCTTTTTTTACTAATGGAGGGAATTGTGATGTTCCTGtatgttgaaaaataatgaaacttTAATTTTGCAAATTTATAACTATGTAATTAATTTGCTAGTTTGATTTGAAAGAGTAAACTGTCTTaccatccactaccaccaccactatcatcatcatcatcatcatcatttaacatccatgttccatgctagcatgagttggatgatttgacaatcTGATGACTCCAAGGTCTGCATTGTGCTCCActgctttggtatgatttctatggctggatgcccttcctaatgccagccacttcacagtgtgtactAAATGCTTCCtcttgtgacaccagcactagtgaggggtcaccaagtaactggcAAGACAGGAGAAGAAAAAGCCCTCTACCTTATAAAGTTTATAAACTTTGTCAGCAAGTGATTTGAATGTGGGCAAATTTTTTCTAATCTCTGGCACGGAGATTTCTTCATTATCTTGAAAATAATGTGATTGTGCAATTTGCACAGTAACAAATACTTGAAAACTAATGTTAATGTttgctctcttttatttgttttagtcattggactgcagccatgttagggcactgccttgaagggtctaGTCAAGCAaatttgatcccagtacttattttttaagctatCAGTCTTTTcttgagccactaagttatgaggatataaACCAACCAATACCAGCTAAGTAGTCGTGTAGTACAAACACAGaaaacacatagatatgcatacacacacacacacacacacacacacacacacacacacacacacacacacacacacacacacatatatatgtatatgactggcttccatctatcaaatctacttatACTAGCAGACACTTCcacaaggtgccatggagtggtactgaacctaaaaccatgtggttgtgaaacagacttcttaccacatagccacacctgcatcgaaatatatatttcattatgctTATCTATAGAATGTTGCatctttattgattttctttttgaacaatgaattaaaaatgaatttgtttctttttttttttttctctctacagaGTCAAGTGGATCATCTCCATTGGTATCCAAGCCTCCTTTGGGATGTCCAAGAAAACGAGCGGGTACAGGAAGAAAACTGCCTTCATTACCCGCTGAATCTGGAGTGCCTCCAAGCAGCAAACCTCAAAAGCAAACTACTCctcaaaagaaagaggaaaaatggACCTCCTCTGAtgttggcaagaaaaaaaaatcgtttttaaCTTCGAATCAGAGCAATGGTGGTAATCGAACAAGAAGTAAAGTTGACACAGACCATGATACAGATAGATTGTTAAAAGATACAGAAACTGCCATGGCTGCTCTGGAAGCTAGAGTGACGAATCCTAGCATATCACAAGGCACTGATGGGTCCGAGTCAGATGTTTCTTCAAATACAAACTATAATTTTAGCAAAAACAGTGCACTTCGCTCTAGCAATCGGAGCCTTTCTGATCAGCCTAGTAGTCGTAAATCTTCATTCTCTGATAATGCAAAACCAAAAGCTTCATCCAAAAATGTAATCAATTCCAAAGAGAGGAACCCTCCAATTCAAAGAAATTATTCTAAGGGAAGTGAGAAAGGGTCAATAAGTTCAGATATTACAAGTGAATCTGAAGCCCTTGAAACTATGAGCAATAATTCTGACTTTAGTTTGGAATGTGGTAGTGAAGGAGATGGTTATAACCGCCGTGGCTCCAAAGGTAAAGGTGGCATTTCTATGACCAGACCAAACAGAGCATTCCAACTTAGACAAGCAAAAGCTCGTGGTGCTGAGGTAGTGGATAAACCCCCACCTCATTCTGGGAGTGGTAGGGGAACATCATTAAGTAGTACAGTTTCTAAAGCTAGTATGGTTAAAGGTAAGGTTAAAAGAGTCAATTCTGTAAATTTGCCTGCGGAAAGATTATCAGAAACTCAACGGAGTACTGGTCTTAGCACAGAATCCATCCACAAAAGTTATGAAAACATTAAAGGGAGTTCAAATTTCATGAGAACTGATGGTGGACGGTACAGTCTTAGAGTCAGACGGTCTGCTTCTACTTCTACTCCAAGAAACTCCAATGAATCATCGCGTATAAGATCAGATTTAAAATCAACCAAATCACAGCTGAAAGCTGCACATAGCACACCCGGACTGAATATTGTCAGCCTTTCTAGTAAAAGTAATTCACAGCCGACTAGTCGTTCAAATTCTCCAAGATCTGTTGATAAAAATAATCTGAAGCGACGTAAGGAATTTAACCAACGACAGCAGAAATCTTCAACGGGCAATTTGAGTTCAGGATCTTCTACCGACACGAAAAACACAAAAACTCAAGGGTCAGCATCTAAAGCTGAATGTTCTGAAGTGTCGATAAATAGTCGAATGATTCGGTCTGCATCTTTGGAGTTGTCGAAATACAAGAACTCTGTAGATGCAGTCTCTTCACAAAAAAGTTCATCAAGATCGTATCGAGATGTATCCAATATTGGTGAAGATCGTATCAAAAGTGGTTTTGTACCTTACAGTGGACTAGGAACATTCCAAAGTTGCCTTCGCCATCCAGAGGAATTTGATTATGGTAATGAAGAGAGGTTACTACTTCCGAAATCTATgcaggtatttttgtttgtttttgttttgttgttttttttaattacttgtgTTGCCCTTCCCCTCAAGTTTTACCTCCGTTATATTTATTACCTGTTGGTCATTTGTTAGTTGCTTCTTGTTATGGGAATGTTAACAGAGTGAAATTTTTAACTGTTTTCG
Proteins encoded in this region:
- the LOC115222684 gene encoding centrosomal protein of 170 kDa protein B isoform X6 — translated: MSEDKEKYLSPEWCMVDDQGQRYMLPKTMIFMGHEECDFIIEGSSVDKRHAVVTFDHYLNKFKIKDLSTIHGTFINDVRIPEQEYITLEEKYTIRLGFSQSVYYIEQVFDTPYNVEEENGSPDKITTWPSNSHETMDEVDLAYYGMSFNPYSYNPETVNQEAPNHEEFEEQQRSNGNLQQNYESSYNGYISNDPNHTWPRKRRPKSWTSQSNYSSQLAEEKKRSSYHVESTVDAEQDYLNSIPPSIMKPSHSTLGNLQSQNNNLSYTKSDFVSMEGVPSAPEKTQPPVSHNNQISVKSPSYSEAGGANENNTYRTRNDITRIKKVTPLYGQPSWWGEPDIVENDPVDSSNSSQNQKKKCNDSETSDKPTKPGNLAVYNLQTDTSHNLEKYKNDPKYACTYMEISHRDFELENNSACRGSLSSSISKDSLVSHDSRKGSLEISSDHGKKQSSSERELSVEKTEPVNKVADAGGTAFTVEIGEQKPRKWNSLSEFMPSKIRRSFRERSERAMKQSTKDGTAPKFVEADSPPEQAKDGEILGEKGKAKTPKASQSSEGEEENHSKERKVMENNKISPSSFQTYKPASHQNDNEEISPPTCSGAASFLINKMFQGSNCPANVNPASTSPPSDYCLIPGSGAPASTGKFFDPSTEQDRYYDQKNLNGNKYCETTDKTCTDSSPEAQDLEAIEDKLSEAGTYTIEGDQEAKEEEELARKRIDNVFGVGQNIQRPIIVELKNLEQDSSTLGKESSEMNHVGKFLEDSKFYLNNGSNNNCSPEADVDQMEDIENLKDISPESNTCDIIPQNSEKTLAESEFKPQSESSGSSPLVSKPPLGCPRKRAGTGRKLPSLPAESGVPPSSKPQKQTTPQKKEEKWTSSDVGKKKKSFLTSNQSNGGNRTRSKVDTDHDTDRLLKDTETAMAALEARVTNPSISQGTDGSESDVSSNTNYNFSKNSALRSSNRSLSDQPSSRKSSFSDNAKPKASSKNVINSKERNPPIQRNYSKGSEKGSISSDITSESEALETMSNNSDFSLECGSEGDGYNRRGSKGKGGISMTRPNRAFQLRQAKARGAEVVDKPPPHSGSGRGTSLSSTVSKASMVKGKVKRVNSVNLPAERLSETQRSTGLSTESIHKSYENIKGSSNFMRTDGGRYSLRVRRSASTSTPRNSNESSRIRSDLKSTKSQLKAAHSTPGLNIVSLSSKSNSQPTSRSNSPRSVDKNNLKRRKEFNQRQQKSSTGNLSSGSSTDTKNTKTQGSASKAECSEVSINSRMIRSASLELSKYKNSVDAVSSQKSSSRSYRDVSNIGEDRIKSGFVPYSGLGTFQSCLRHPEEFDYGNEERLLLPKSMQSYDNIIISSIYQLSLKLKTATDRTIQKLRESNKVSQTPSPVDDYLTDPSSSEMPAWKSANQELAAILCILRKIEHRIHVIDRVLFPDKDNGIDSDGLTQREKQLYLQEIERIRTEIAGFQPIDNPEDKMWKKKQRHPQGNSSTCHAIGLTEEELF
- the LOC115222684 gene encoding centrosomal protein of 170 kDa protein B isoform X2; protein product: MSEDKEKYLSPEWCMVDDQGQRYMLPKTMIFMGHEECDFIIEGSSVDKRHAVVTFDHYLNKFKIKDLSTIHGTFINDVRIPEQEYITLEEKYTIRLGFSQSVYYIEQVFDTPYNVEEENGSPDKITTWPSNSHETMDEVDETVNQEAPNHEEFEEQQRSNGNLQQNYESSYNGYISNDPNHTWPRKRRPKSWTSQSNYSSQLAEEKKRSSYHVESTVDAEQDYLNSIPPSIMKPSHSTLGNLQSQNNNLSYTKSDFVSMEGVPSAPEKTQPPVSHNNQISVKSPSYSEAGGANENNTYRTRNDITRIKKVTPLYGQPSWWGEPDIVENDPVDSSNSSQNQKKKCNDSETSDKPTKPGNLAVYNLQTDTSHNLEKYKNDPKYACTYMEISHRDFELENNSACRGSLSSSISKDSLVSHDSRKGSLEISSDHGKKQSSSERELSVEKTEPVNKVADAGGTAFTVEIGEQKPRKWNSLSEFMPSKIRRSFRERSERAMKQSTKDGTAPKFVEADSPPEQAKDGEILGEKGKAKTPKASQSSEGEEENHSKERKVMENNKISPSSFQTYKPASHQNDNEEISPPTCSGAASFLINKMFQGSNCPANVNPASTSPPSDYCLIPGSGAPASTGKFFDPSTEQDRYYDQKNLNGNKYCETTDKTCTDSSPEAQDLEAIEDKLSEAGTYTIEGDQEAKEEEELARKRIDNVFGVGQNIQRPIIVELKNLEQDSSTLGKESSEMNHVGKFLEDSKFYLNNGSNNNCSPEADVDQMEDIENLKDISPESNTCDIIPQNSEKTLAESEFKPQSESSGSSPLVSKPPLGCPRKRAGTGRKLPSLPAESGVPPSSKPQKQTTPQKKEEKWTSSDVGKKKKSFLTSNQSNGGNRTRSKVDTDHDTDRLLKDTETAMAALEARVTNPSISQGTDGSESDVSSNTNYNFSKNSALRSSNRSLSDQPSSRKSSFSDNAKPKASSKNVINSKERNPPIQRNYSKGSEKGSISSDITSESEALETMSNNSDFSLECGSEGDGYNRRGSKGKGGISMTRPNRAFQLRQAKARGAEVVDKPPPHSGSGRGTSLSSTVSKASMVKGKVKRVNSVNLPAERLSETQRSTGLSTESIHKSYENIKGSSNFMRTDGGRYSLRVRRSASTSTPRNSNESSRIRSDLKSTKSQLKAAHSTPGLNIVSLSSKSNSQPTSRSNSPRSVDKNNLKRRKEFNQRQQKSSTGNLSSGSSTDTKNTKTQGSASKAECSEVSINSRMIRSASLELSKYKNSVDAVSSQKSSSRSYRDVSNIGEDRIKSGFVPYSGLGTFQSCLRHPEEFDYGNEERLLLPKSMQDINKSSLTTYSYQSAFAPASKRKPYTSNLQSSFSTLQSSCRNSSLLKKDDVLAKKRELFNSRQETLPLVIALSPVHLYKLLGSQLSTDMSLNERSYDNIIISSIYQLSLKLKTATDRTIQKLRESNKVSQTPSPVDDYLTDPSSSEMPAWKSANQELAAILCILRKIEHRIHVIDRVLFPDKDNGIDSDGLTQREKQLYLQEIERIRTEIAGFQPIDNPEDKMWKKKQRHPQGNSSTCHAIGLTEEELF